One Nocardioides oleivorans DNA segment encodes these proteins:
- a CDS encoding energy-coupling factor transporter transmembrane component T: MPGTAPLARQLPRDLHPVAWWVWAIGLATAASLTTNPLLLLLVMGSATVVVMARRSGHPFGRSFRLYAALAAVTVVLRVVFRILFGGQEVGHVLLELPEVPLPDWAAGVRLLGPITSEALLAGLYDGLRLAAVILCVGAANSLANPKRLLASLPPALYEVGTALVVAVTIFPQLADSARRVRAAQALRGGTTKGVGRLRRFLVPVLEDALERSLALAAGMDTRGYGRSGGATVRERWVTGGLLLLALTGICVGTYAWLDPTAPQVLALPVLGTGVVVAVVGLVSAGRRVQRTRYRPDLWRAGEAVAVGTGLVVAVLGWYVGHTQVVVAYPGVDVAPYLSPLALLVGVLGTVPAVATPVPASALPQRDSSPREVVA, from the coding sequence GTGCCCGGAACAGCCCCGCTCGCCCGGCAGCTGCCACGTGACCTCCACCCGGTCGCGTGGTGGGTGTGGGCGATCGGCCTGGCCACCGCGGCGTCACTCACCACCAACCCGCTCCTGCTGCTCCTGGTGATGGGCTCGGCGACGGTCGTGGTGATGGCGCGCCGCTCCGGGCACCCGTTCGGCCGCTCGTTCCGGCTGTACGCCGCCCTCGCCGCCGTCACGGTCGTCCTACGGGTCGTCTTCCGGATCCTCTTCGGCGGCCAGGAGGTCGGGCATGTCCTGCTCGAACTGCCCGAGGTCCCGCTGCCCGACTGGGCCGCGGGCGTCCGCCTCCTCGGTCCGATCACCAGCGAGGCGCTCCTCGCCGGGTTGTACGACGGCCTCCGGCTCGCCGCGGTCATCCTCTGCGTCGGCGCGGCCAACTCGCTCGCGAACCCCAAGCGGCTCCTCGCCTCGCTGCCGCCCGCGCTCTACGAGGTCGGCACCGCCCTCGTCGTCGCGGTCACGATCTTCCCGCAGCTCGCTGACAGCGCCCGTCGCGTCCGTGCCGCGCAGGCGCTCCGCGGAGGCACGACGAAGGGTGTGGGGCGGCTGCGACGGTTCCTCGTCCCGGTACTCGAGGACGCGCTCGAGCGCTCGCTCGCGCTGGCTGCCGGCATGGACACCCGCGGCTACGGCCGCTCCGGTGGCGCGACGGTGCGCGAGCGCTGGGTGACCGGCGGGCTGCTCCTCCTCGCCCTCACCGGCATCTGCGTGGGGACGTACGCCTGGCTCGACCCCACCGCGCCACAGGTGCTCGCACTGCCCGTGCTCGGCACGGGCGTCGTCGTCGCCGTGGTCGGGCTCGTCAGCGCAGGCCGACGCGTGCAGCGCACCCGCTACCGGCCTGATCTGTGGCGCGCGGGGGAGGCGGTCGCGGTCGGCACGGGGCTCGTGGTCGCCGTCCTCGGGTGGTACGTCGGCCACACGCAGGTGGTCGTGGCCTACCCCGGCGTCGACGTCGCGCCGTACCTCTCGCCCCTCGCGCTCCTGGTCGGCGTGCTCGGCACGGTCCCGGCCGTGGCCACACCGGTCCCCGCGAGCGCCCTCCCGCAGCGCGACAGCAGCCCGCGCGAGGTGGTCGCATGA
- a CDS encoding ABC transporter ATP-binding protein, with the protein MIERGVVELRDIGFRYDEHEVLRHVDLTLEEGELVLVSGRTGVGKSTLLGVVTGLVPRFTGGVLTGDVLLDGASIVDQPPRERAHVVGYVSQDPLAGFVTDTVEEELAYGMEQVGTAPETMRRRVEETLDLLGIADLRARDLRTLSGGQQQRVAIGSVLTMHPRVLVLDEPTSALDPTAAEDVLATITRLVHDLGLTVLLAEHRLERVVPFADRVCLVTADGIRVDTPQAVLADSPVAPPLVELGRLAGWSPLPLTVRDARRQARSLPALAPPVPPAPVEVDPVLTARGVTVVHGAHVAVRDLDLTLGAGRVTVLMGRNGSGKSSLIWALQGTGKRRSGSVHVAGDDPADLAPAQRRTHVGLVPQNAADLLYLESVAQECAAADAGAEAPAGTCRGLLDRLAPGIDGTIHPRDLSEGQRLALALSIVLTARPPVVLLDEPTRGLDYAGKAELARIVADLAADGRAVLLATHDVEFAAHVADEVVVMAEGEIVSAGAPQRVLAESPSFAPQVTKVLGAPWLVVEEVATALADTRDEDAR; encoded by the coding sequence ATGATCGAGCGTGGTGTCGTCGAGCTCCGGGACATCGGCTTCCGGTACGACGAGCACGAGGTCCTCCGTCACGTCGACCTCACCCTCGAGGAGGGCGAGCTGGTCCTCGTGTCCGGTCGCACCGGGGTCGGCAAGTCCACCCTGCTCGGCGTCGTCACCGGTCTCGTGCCCCGGTTCACCGGCGGCGTGCTCACCGGTGACGTCCTGCTCGACGGCGCCAGCATCGTCGACCAGCCGCCGCGGGAGCGCGCGCACGTGGTCGGTTACGTCAGCCAGGACCCGCTCGCCGGCTTCGTCACCGACACGGTCGAGGAGGAGCTCGCCTACGGCATGGAGCAGGTCGGGACGGCGCCGGAGACGATGCGCCGGCGGGTCGAGGAGACCCTCGACCTGCTGGGCATCGCCGACCTCCGCGCGCGCGACCTGCGCACCCTCTCCGGGGGCCAGCAGCAGCGCGTGGCGATCGGCTCGGTCCTGACGATGCACCCGCGGGTCCTCGTCCTCGACGAGCCGACCTCGGCGCTCGACCCCACCGCTGCGGAGGACGTCCTGGCGACCATCACCCGGCTCGTGCACGACCTCGGGCTCACGGTCCTCCTCGCCGAGCACCGCCTCGAACGCGTCGTGCCGTTCGCGGACCGGGTCTGCCTGGTCACCGCCGACGGCATCCGGGTCGACACCCCGCAGGCGGTGCTGGCCGACTCGCCCGTGGCGCCGCCGCTCGTCGAGCTCGGCCGTCTCGCCGGATGGAGCCCGCTCCCGCTGACGGTGCGCGACGCGCGGCGACAGGCCCGGTCGCTGCCCGCCCTCGCCCCGCCGGTGCCGCCGGCACCGGTCGAGGTGGACCCGGTGCTCACCGCCCGCGGGGTGACCGTCGTCCACGGCGCCCACGTCGCCGTGCGCGACCTCGACCTGACGCTGGGTGCCGGCCGGGTGACGGTCCTGATGGGGCGCAACGGCTCGGGCAAGTCGAGCCTCATCTGGGCGCTCCAGGGCACCGGCAAGCGACGCTCGGGCTCGGTCCACGTGGCCGGCGACGACCCGGCCGACCTGGCGCCCGCCCAACGGCGTACGCACGTCGGGCTGGTGCCGCAGAACGCCGCCGACCTGCTCTACCTCGAGTCCGTCGCCCAGGAGTGCGCCGCCGCCGACGCGGGCGCCGAGGCACCGGCCGGCACCTGCCGAGGGCTGCTCGACCGGCTGGCCCCGGGCATCGACGGGACCATCCACCCGCGCGACCTGTCCGAGGGACAGCGACTCGCCCTGGCGCTGTCGATCGTCCTCACCGCCCGGCCGCCGGTCGTGCTCCTCGACGAGCCCACCCGAGGGCTCGACTACGCCGGCAAGGCCGAGCTCGCGCGGATCGTCGCCGATCTCGCGGCCGACGGGCGCGCCGTGCTGCTCGCCACCCACGACGTCGAGTTCGCCGCGCACGTCGCCGACGAGGTCGTCGTGATGGCCGAGGGAGAGATCGTCTCCGCCGGAGCGCCGCAGCGGGTGCTCGCCGAGTCGCCGTCGTTCGCGCCCCAGGTCACCAAGGTGCTCGGCGCGCCCTGGCTCGTCGTCGAGGAAGTCGCCACCGCACTCGCCGACACCCGCGACGAGGACGCACGATGA
- a CDS encoding ECF transporter S component codes for MSTVEPTRSHPVLGVALPIGPRTAAVLVLASLAGLMMLCWPLLLDAQPGDRVEPPFIFLALLPVVMVVVLAEMGEGGMDSRVLAVLGVLSAINAVLRGLGAGTAGIELVFFLLVLGGRVFGAGFGFVLGCTSLFASALLTAGVGPWLPFQMICAAWVGMFAGFLPRRVSGRGEIAMLVAYAVVASYAYGLLMNLSSWPFTLGIAVPGHEGSLAYVAGAPVLENAHRFAVYTLLTSTGGWDTGRAITTGIAIVVLGPAILTTLRRAARRAVVRPG; via the coding sequence ATGAGCACCGTCGAGCCCACCCGGTCGCACCCCGTCCTCGGGGTCGCGCTCCCGATCGGACCGCGTACGGCAGCGGTGCTCGTGCTGGCTTCGCTGGCCGGGCTGATGATGCTGTGCTGGCCGCTGCTGCTCGACGCCCAGCCGGGCGACCGGGTGGAGCCGCCGTTCATCTTCCTCGCCCTGCTGCCGGTGGTGATGGTGGTCGTCCTCGCCGAGATGGGGGAGGGCGGCATGGACTCACGCGTCCTCGCCGTGCTGGGCGTCCTGTCGGCGATCAACGCCGTGCTGCGTGGCCTCGGCGCGGGCACGGCCGGCATCGAGCTGGTCTTCTTCCTGCTCGTGCTCGGCGGCCGCGTCTTCGGCGCGGGCTTCGGCTTCGTCCTGGGTTGCACGTCGCTCTTCGCCTCCGCCCTGCTCACGGCAGGGGTCGGCCCGTGGCTGCCCTTCCAGATGATCTGCGCCGCGTGGGTCGGCATGTTCGCCGGCTTCCTGCCGCGGCGGGTGAGCGGTCGGGGCGAGATCGCCATGCTCGTCGCGTACGCCGTCGTGGCGTCGTACGCCTACGGGCTCCTGATGAACCTCAGCTCCTGGCCCTTCACGCTCGGCATCGCCGTCCCCGGCCACGAGGGCTCGCTGGCCTACGTCGCCGGCGCGCCCGTGCTGGAGAACGCCCACCGGTTCGCCGTCTACACGCTGCTCACCTCGACCGGCGGCTGGGACACCGGGCGCGCGATCACGACGGGAATCGCCATCGTCGTCCTCGGCCCCGCGATCCTCACCACGCTGCGCCGCGCGGCACGGCGCGCCGTAGTCCGCCCCGGCTGA